From the genome of Streptomyces sp. NBC_00659, one region includes:
- a CDS encoding DUF4287 domain-containing protein, which yields MSQVFSAETHRNLLARIPHCTGREISDWLRTVEEGPALFRFEEKVSWLRAEHDLAYGHAKAIIHEYDLRRAARKLL from the coding sequence ATGTCCCAAGTCTTCTCCGCGGAGACCCATCGCAACCTGCTCGCCCGCATCCCCCATTGCACCGGTCGTGAGATCTCCGACTGGCTTCGCACCGTCGAGGAAGGCCCCGCCCTCTTCCGTTTCGAGGAGAAGGTCAGCTGGCTCCGCGCCGAGCACGACCTCGCGTACGGCCACGCCAAGGCGATCATTCACGAGTACGACCTGAGGAGGGCCGCGCGCAAACTGCTGTGA
- a CDS encoding Bax inhibitor-1/YccA family protein produces the protein MRSSNPVFSRRGFSRDNGYAGFNAAPQAGGPAVGTQGNPYAQQGGNPYAQNPYAQQGLQQGAPPQAPVTTGRMTMDDVVMRSAMTLGTVVVGAVLAWALLPVSSTSYGLAIGSGLVAFVLAMVQSFKRAATPALIIGYAAFEGVFLGVISEMYNSVWHGAPFQAVLGTMAVTGATLLVYKAGWIRVTARYARIGLTIAIAFVAVMAVNLLLVVFGVAPDGGLRSSGPLGAIVGILAILIGAFFLTLDFKQIEDGITYGAPKEEAWLAAFGLTMTLVWIYVEMLRLVAIFSGRD, from the coding sequence ATGAGGAGCAGTAACCCGGTCTTCTCGCGACGGGGGTTCAGCCGCGACAACGGCTACGCGGGCTTCAACGCGGCGCCGCAGGCCGGGGGACCCGCTGTCGGCACGCAGGGGAACCCGTACGCCCAGCAGGGCGGCAACCCCTACGCGCAGAACCCCTACGCACAGCAGGGCCTCCAGCAGGGCGCTCCGCCGCAGGCCCCGGTCACCACCGGCCGCATGACGATGGACGACGTCGTCATGCGTTCGGCCATGACGCTCGGCACCGTCGTCGTCGGTGCCGTCCTGGCCTGGGCGCTGCTGCCGGTCTCCAGCACGAGCTACGGCCTGGCCATCGGCTCCGGGCTGGTCGCCTTCGTACTCGCGATGGTGCAGTCCTTCAAGCGCGCCGCCACCCCCGCGCTGATCATCGGGTACGCCGCCTTCGAGGGCGTCTTCCTCGGTGTCATCAGCGAGATGTACAACTCGGTTTGGCACGGCGCGCCCTTCCAGGCCGTGCTCGGCACCATGGCGGTCACCGGCGCCACCCTGCTCGTCTACAAGGCGGGCTGGATCCGGGTCACCGCCCGGTACGCGCGTATCGGCCTGACCATCGCCATCGCCTTCGTCGCCGTCATGGCGGTGAACCTGCTCCTGGTCGTCTTCGGTGTCGCCCCGGACGGCGGACTGCGCAGCAGCGGCCCGCTGGGCGCGATCGTCGGCATCCTCGCGATCCTGATCGGCGCGTTCTTCCTGACCCTCGACTTCAAGCAGATCGAGGACGGCATCACCTACGGTGCGCCGAAGGAAGAGGCATGGCTGGCCGCGTTCGGCCTGACCATGACCCTCGTGTGGATCTACGTCGAGATGCTGCGGCTGGTCGCCATCTTCAGCGGCAGAGACTAG
- a CDS encoding 4-hydroxybenzoate 3-monooxygenase translates to MRTTVGIVGAGPAGLLLARLLHRAGIESVVLESRDRAYVEQRQRAGILEQGTVDVLRAAGAGERMDREGLRHDGIELRYGGKRQRIDFPALTGGRSVMVYAQTEVCKDLVALQIAEGGPLLFEAEALAVEGAESDRPRVRFRHQGREDVLECDYVVGCDGFRGVARRAVPAALSRTFERSYPFGWLGILADVAPSHDELVYARHDRGFALLSMRSPTVSRLYLQVPEGTDAAEWSDEAIWDELERRLETAGDWRLRRGPITSKSVTPMRSYVHEPMRHGRLFLAGDAAHIVPPTGAKGLNLAVGDVVTFARALIHLGDTGSAERLDAYSETCLRRVWQAERFSYDMTALLHRDPAATPFEDRVQRARLERIASSRAAAADLAEGYTGFPLGEQRE, encoded by the coding sequence ATGCGGACCACCGTCGGGATCGTCGGAGCCGGGCCCGCCGGGCTGCTGCTGGCCCGGCTGCTGCACCGTGCCGGGATCGAGTCCGTGGTCCTGGAGAGCCGGGACCGGGCCTATGTGGAGCAGCGGCAGCGGGCCGGGATCCTGGAACAGGGGACCGTGGACGTGCTGCGGGCCGCCGGGGCCGGCGAGCGGATGGACCGGGAGGGGCTGCGGCACGACGGGATCGAGCTGCGGTACGGGGGGAAGCGGCAGCGGATCGACTTCCCGGCGCTCACCGGCGGGCGCTCGGTGATGGTGTACGCGCAGACCGAGGTGTGCAAGGACCTCGTCGCGCTCCAGATCGCGGAGGGCGGGCCGCTGCTCTTCGAGGCCGAGGCGCTGGCCGTCGAGGGGGCCGAGAGCGACCGGCCCCGGGTGCGGTTCCGGCACCAGGGGCGCGAGGACGTGCTGGAGTGCGACTACGTCGTCGGCTGCGACGGCTTCCGGGGCGTCGCCCGCCGGGCCGTGCCCGCCGCGCTCTCCCGCACCTTCGAACGCTCCTACCCCTTCGGCTGGCTCGGCATCCTCGCCGACGTCGCGCCCTCGCACGACGAGCTCGTCTACGCCCGCCACGACCGCGGCTTCGCCCTGCTCAGCATGCGCTCGCCCACCGTCTCCCGCCTCTACCTCCAGGTGCCCGAGGGCACGGACGCGGCGGAGTGGAGCGACGAGGCGATCTGGGACGAGCTGGAACGGCGTCTGGAGACCGCCGGTGACTGGCGGCTGCGGCGCGGCCCCATCACCTCCAAGTCCGTGACACCCATGAGGAGTTACGTCCACGAGCCGATGCGGCACGGCCGGCTCTTCCTCGCCGGGGACGCCGCCCACATCGTGCCGCCGACCGGCGCCAAGGGCCTCAATCTCGCCGTCGGCGACGTCGTCACCTTCGCCCGCGCCCTGATCCACCTCGGGGACACCGGATCGGCGGAGCGGCTCGACGCCTACTCCGAGACCTGTCTGCGCCGGGTCTGGCAGGCCGAGCGGTTCTCGTACGACATGACAGCCCTGCTGCACCGCGACCCCGCCGCGACGCCCTTCGAGGACCGTGTCCAGCGGGCCCGCCTGGAGCGGATCGCGAGCTCGCGCGCGGCCGCGGCGGACCTCGCGGAGGGGTACACGGGCTTTCCTCTCGGCGAACAACGGGAATAG